Proteins from one Panicum virgatum strain AP13 chromosome 7K, P.virgatum_v5, whole genome shotgun sequence genomic window:
- the LOC120639998 gene encoding EP1-like glycoprotein 2 — MVLSLSSSIRRRGRGGRRLVDGQLGAQALAGGESGDRSSAIVLVVSSCAMAPSNLLLFLLLVTASPLITGQPFDYPTANFSTPWTNNNSLEHSVTYSDGSVVRAIVLRSPKTLYGPSFAAGFFCPTAPCDTGTFIFAVFIVYTNSGGRITLPNNGLPQVVWSANRFHPVKENATLELSGDGNLILRDADGSLVWSSRTAGRTIAGMAITELGNLVLYDQRNATVWQSFDHPTDAMVPGQSLMEGMRLTANTSATNWTQNQLYMTVVSNGWYAYVESTPPQPYFSQLVDKNKTGNHSTQVTFTNGSLSIFVESTPPNPDSGITLPAAKSAQYMRFESDGHLMLYEWSDTEAKWTVVSDVINIFPDSYNCAFPTFCGEYGVCTGGQCSCPFQNNSVSSYFKLIDGWKPNAGCDPLIPISCQEMQHHELLTLTDVSYFV; from the exons ATGGTGCTCAGCCTCAGCTCTTCCATTCGGAGAAGAGGCAGAGGAGGACGGAGACTGGTTGACGGCCAGCTCGGCGCCCAGGCACTTGCCGGCGGCGAGTCCGGCGATCGCAGCAGCGCCATCgtgcttgtggtcag CAGCTGCGCCATGGCTCCTTCCAatcttctcctcttcctcctgctTGTAACTGCAAGTCCATTGATCACCGGGCAGCCCTTCGACTACCCGACAGCTAACTTCTCCACACCGTGGACCAACAACAACTCCCTCGAGCACAGCGTCACCTATAGCGACGGCTCAGTCGTCCGGGCCATTGTCCTCCGGTCACCAAAAACACTCTATGGTCCATCCTTCGCTGCAGGGTTCTTTTGTCCCACTGCACCCTGCGATACCGGCACTTTCATCTTCGCCGTTTTCATCGTCTACACCAACAGCGGCGGCAGGATCACTCTGCCAAACAATGGTCTTCCTCAGGTGGTTTGGTCCGCCAACCGATTCCACCCTGTCAAGGAAAATGCTACCCTCGAGCTTTCTGGGGATGGCAACCTGATCCTCCGTGATGCTGATGGCAGCCTTGTCTGGTCAAGCAGAACTGCAGGCAGGACTATTGCTGGTATGGCGATCACAGAGCTCGGCAACCTGGTGCTGTATGATCAGAGGAATGCAACGGTATGGCAGtcgtttgatcatccgactgaTGCAATGGTCCCTGGGCAGTCACTGATGGAA ggcATGAGGCTCACTGCAAACACATCTGCAACAAACTGGACTCAGAATCAGCTGTACATGACTGTTGTATCCAATGGATGGTATGCTTATGTTGAATCCACACCACCACAGCCCTACTTCTCGCAACTGGTGGACAAAAACAAGACAGGAAACCATTCAACGCAGGTTACCTTTACAAACGGTAGCCTCAGCATCTTTGTAGAGTCCACGCCACCAAACCCAGATTCAGGCATCACGTTGCCAGCAGCCAAGTCTGCCCAGTACATGAGATTTGAATCTGACGGGCACCTCATGCTGTACGAATGGTCTGACACTGAAGCAAAGTGGACTGTCGTGTCTGATGTGATTAATATATTTCCTGACAGTTACAACTGTGCTTTCCCGACGTTCTGTGGGGAGTACGGGGTATGCACGGGAGGGCAATGCAGCTGTCCCTTTCAGAATAACTCTGTTTCAAGCTACTTCAAAC